The Rhodothermales bacterium DNA segment ACGACCGCGGAGCACGCGTGGTGGCAACGGCATTTGCAGACGTCGGCTACGATGTGGACATCGGCCCCCTCTTTCAGCTCCCAGAAGAAGCTGCGCGACAGGCCGTGGAGAATGACGTGCACGTCGTCGGCATATCCAGCCTGGCAGGAGGTCACAAGACCCTGGTGCCCCAGATCATCGCAGAACTCACGAGTCTGGGGCGGCCTGATATACTCGTCGTTGCGGGTGGGGTCATTCCCCCGGCTGACTATTCCGAACTCTTTGAGGTCGGCGTCGCGGCAGTGTTTGGCCCAGGCACGGTACTCACGGATGCCGCGGTGGAGCTCATAGACCTGATCGAATCCCGCCAGGACTGATGGCTGACGGTCTCAAGAAGCGGAGTTCTGAGCTGGGCGGACCCGCGGTTACGCGCAACCCCTCGATGAAGGCCGGCTCAAGACCACGCATGTCCGTGGCGCGCCTCCTGAAAGGGCTGGTGCAGCGGGAGCGCAACGCGCTGGGGCAGGCGCTCAGTCTTGTCGAGAGCACCCGGCCAGAGGATCGCGAGCAAGCCGCAGAGCTTTTGGCGCAGTGTGAAACCGGCGGGGCCATCCGGCTGGCCATCTCGGGTTCTCCGGGTGTAGGCAAGAGCACCTTCATTGACGCCTTCGGCTCTCACCTCCTGGATTCTGGCCTCAAGGTCGCCGTGCTCGCGGTGGACCCCAGCAGCGTGCGCACGGGAGGCTCCATTCTCGGCGACAAGACTCGCATGCCGCGCGTGGCCTCGCACGCTGACGCCTTCGTGCGTCCTTCTCCCGCCTCCGGACACCTCGGCGGCGTGGCGCGCTACACACGGCCGGCCATCAGTGTGTGTGAGCACGCGGGCTACGATGTGGTTCTGCTCGAGACCGTCGGCGTCGGGCAATCCGAAGTCGCCGCGCGCGACCTCTGCGACTTTTTCCTGCTGCTGTCCCTTGCCGGAGCCGGTGACGAGTTGCAGGGCATCAAACGGGGCATCATGGAAGCGGCGGACGCCGTGGCCATCACGAAGGCCGACGGCGACAATACCGCCGGCGCCGAAGCGGCAGCCGCTCGCCTCAAAGGGGCCATGCGCCTGTTTCCCCCGGACGAATCAGGCTGGCGACCGCGCGTGATGACCTGTTCCGCACTGGAAGGCCGTGGCCTGAGCGAAGTATGGCAGACGGTCACCGATTTTCGGGCGATGTCGGGTGTGCACTGGACCGCGCGGCGCGCCGCGCAGCGACGCCTCTGGTTCCGGCAGGAGGTTCTCGCGTTGAGGGCAGAGCGCGACTCGGAGGA contains these protein-coding regions:
- the meaB gene encoding methylmalonyl Co-A mutase-associated GTPase MeaB, producing the protein MADGLKKRSSELGGPAVTRNPSMKAGSRPRMSVARLLKGLVQRERNALGQALSLVESTRPEDREQAAELLAQCETGGAIRLAISGSPGVGKSTFIDAFGSHLLDSGLKVAVLAVDPSSVRTGGSILGDKTRMPRVASHADAFVRPSPASGHLGGVARYTRPAISVCEHAGYDVVLLETVGVGQSEVAARDLCDFFLLLSLAGAGDELQGIKRGIMEAADAVAITKADGDNTAGAEAAAARLKGAMRLFPPDESGWRPRVMTCSALEGRGLSEVWQTVTDFRAMSGVHWTARRAAQRRLWFRQEVLALRAERDSEEEAALLEVALARVEAGLAHPFSAALRFVDETASR